The genomic region GTGCCAGTTGAAGAAATCGTTGAAGGTATCAAGCACGGTGTGCGTAAAGTTAACATCGATACCGACCTGCGTATGGCTTCTACCGGTGCAGTGCGTAAATTCCTGGCGGAAAACCGTTCAGAATTCGATCCACGTAAATTCCTGATTGCTTCTACAAAAGCTATGCAGGAAATTTGCAGATTGCGTTATGAAGCTTTCGGTTCTGCTGGTCAGGCTAGCAAAATCAAGCCGGTTGATCTGGAAAAGATGGCCGCTAAATACGCTAAAGGCGAATTGGCTGCGATTATCAAGTAATCCAGCTTTACCCAATAAAAAAGGCAGCCTCGGCTGCCTTTTTTATTGAACAAAATACGTTAAACAGCTTCGATGGGTGCCTTTTTTTCCACCAGCAACGTGTGTACGCGTCGTGTATCCGCGCGCAACACTTCGAATTTCAAGCCATCAAACATTATGGTTTCACCACGTTTTGGCAGATGACCGAAACGGTTTACCACCAGCCCCGCAATAGTGTCGTAGTCGGTATCATCCAACTCGGTGCCCATGACCTCATTGAAATCGGCAATCTCAGTCACTGCCTTGACGCGGAAACGTCCGCCTTTGTCCTGGATAATATTATCTTCAGTTTCATCAAAGTCATACTCGTCTTCAATATCACCGACGATCTGTTCCAGCACGTCTTCAATCGTCACCAGCCCGGCCACGCCGCCATATTCGTCAACCACGATCGCCATATGATTACGGCTGGCACGAAACTCTTTCAACAGCACATTCAGGCGCTTGGATTCTGGAATAAAAACCGCCGGGCGCAACATTTCGCGTACATGGAAGCTGGACTCGGCGTAATAACGAAGCAGGTCCTTGGCCAGCAAAATGCCGATGATGTCGTCTTTGTTTTTATCAAACACCGGAAAGCGCGAGTGAGCGGTGTCGATCACTACTGGAATAAACACTTCAGGCGGGTCATTGATATCAATCACGTCCATTTGTGCACGCGGAATCATGATATCGCGCACCTGAATTTCCGAGACTTGCAATACACCTTCTATCATCGCCAACGCATCGGAATCGAGCAAATTATGCTGATAAGCGCCTTGCAGTATATCCAGCAGCTCATCACGTGTTTCCGGCTCATGCGTAAGCAAAGCGCCTAACCGTTCAAACCAGCTTAGTTTAGATGGCTCATCCATGTTGCAGCGACTCCATTTCTAAATAGGGATTAGCAAATCCCAGCAGCGTGACAATTTCAATTTCGCGCGCTTCCATTACACTGGCATCCGCATCATTTTCATGATCATAGCCATGTAAATGCATCACCCCGTGCACAATTAGGTGCGCATAATGCGCAAGTGGGGATTTTCCCTGTTCCAATGCCTCACGCGTCACGACCGGCGCGCATAGCACTAGATCTCCATGCACCATAGGCTCGGTTTCATAAACAAACGATAGCACATTGGTAGCATAATCTTTATGACGGAAGTCATGGTTAAGCTGTTTACCTTCAGCTTCGTTAACAATACGAATGGTAATTTCAGCATCACGTTCCAGCGCGGCACGCGCAAACTGGATGATCTGGGTACGACTAGGTGCGTCATTGGCCCGCATCGCGCGCTGTACCGAAATGGTTAAGCGCGGTTGCGGGATACGACTTCGGGGGGAGGGTTCAGCGGGCTTGGTCACGTTTTTCATATGCGTTAACGATGCGAGCGACCAATGGATGGCGCACCACATCTTCGGATTGGAAATGAGTAAATGCAATACCACGGACGTCCTGCAGCACTTCGCTGGCATCGACTAATCCGCTTTTCTGGTGGCGCGCCAGGTCGACCTGAGTCACGTCGCCAGTAACCACGGCTTTGGAACCAAAGCCGATACGGGTCAGGAACATCTTCATCTGTTCGGGGGTAGTGTTTTGCGCTTCATCCAGAATGATGAACGCCTGATTGAGGGTACGCCCGCGCATGTAAGCCAGCGGTGCGATTTCTATCGTGCCTCGTTCAAATAATTTGCCCATTTTATCGGAACCCATCAGATCATATAGCGCATCATACAACGGTCGCAAATAGGGATCGATCTTTTGTGCCAGATCACCGGGCAAAAAGCCCAGTCGTTCACCTGCCTCAACTGCAGGACGGGTAAGAATAATGCGTTTTACCAGATCGCGCTCGAGGGCATCCACTGCGCTGGCTACTGCCAGATATGTCTTACCAGTACCGGCCGGCCCAACGCCAAAGGTAATGTCATGCGCCTGAATTTGCGTCAGATAAGTATTTTGCCGTGGTGTGCGTCCGCGCAAATCACTGCGCCGGGTGAGCAGGGCAGGGGCATTGTCGCTACCTGCCAGATCCTGCTGATGTTGCACTTCTACCAGTGCCAGCTGAATATCTTCCACATTAACCGGCTCAGCCGCCTTGCGGTAAAAACTCTCCAGCAAGCTGGCCGCGCGGCGCATGGGAATAGTTTTACCGGTAATATGGAAATGCTCACCTCGCCGATTAATCGTGACATCCAGCGCAATCTCGATCTGGCGCAAATTTTCTTCCAGCGTACCGCACAGATTCGCCAGCTTGATATTATCTACAGGAGAAAATGTCACTTCCATTAGTGCAGCACCAGTTCGCCGCGCAAACTATGTGTTTTAGCGTGCGTAATCTTCACGGTTACAAATTGCCCAACCAGGCGCGAATGACCCGGGAAATGCACGCCACGGTTATTATCGGTTCGACCACTTAATTCGGAGCTATCCTTAGTAGCTATCCCGGTTACCAGCACGCGCTGTTCAGTGCCCAGCATAGCCTGGCTGACTTCATGGGTATATGCTTCGATAGCGGCCTGCACGCGCGCCAGCCGCGCCTGTTTCACGCTGTGCGGCACGTCATCAGGCAAGTCCGCAGCCGGCGTACCGGGACGTTTGCTGTAAATAAAGCTGTAGGAATTATCAAACCCGACCGCTGCAATCAGCTCCATGGTCGCCTCAAAATCCGCATCCGTTTCACCCGGAAAGCCAATGATAAAATCTGACGATACCACAAGATCAGGCCGTACTTCGCGTAACCGGCGAATAATCGACTTGTATTCCAGCGCTGTGTAACCGCGCTTCATCGCCGCCAGGATACGATCCGAGCCCGACTGTACCGGCAAATGCAACAGCGAAACCAGCTTGGGCAGCCGCGCATAACTATCGATCAGGCGTGGTGTAAATTCGCGCGGGTGGCTGGTGGTGTAACGCAAACGTTCAATACCCGGCATCTCGTGGATGTATTCCAGCAACAGCGCAAAATCCGCCATTTCCCCATCCGCCATCTGGCCGCGATAGGCATTCACATTCTGTCCAAGCAGATTGACTTCCTTCACACCTTGCGCAGTCAGGCCGGCAATTTCGGTCAAAATATCATCAAACGGTCGTGACACTTCTTCGCCGCGCGTATATGGCACGACACAGAACGAACAGTATTTTGAACAACCTTCCATGATCGACACATAGGCTGCCGCGCCGTCGACCTTAGCCGCCGGCAAATGATCGAATTTTTCAATTTCCGGAAAGGAAATATCCATCTGCGCACGGCCACTGGCACGGCGTTTGGCGATCAGCTCAGGTAAGCGATGCAAGGTTTGCGGACCGAATACCACGTCTACATAAGGCGCGCGCGAAATAATGGTCGCGCCTTCCTGACTGGCAACACAGCCGCCAACACCAATGATCAGGTCAGGATTCGCCAGTTTCAACTCGCGCACCCGCCCCAGATCTGAAAACACTTTCTCCTGCGCTTTTTCACGCACTGAACAGGTGTTGAACAGAATCACATCGGCCTCAGCCGGGTCATCCGTAGGCGTCAAGCCTTCAGATGCGTGCATCACATCTGCCATCTTGTCCGAGTCATACTCGTTCATCTGGCAGCCAAACGTCTTGATATAGATTTTTTTCACAATATACGCCGTACAGCGAACACTAAAATGCTAAATTTAACACCCTGCATTTTAGCATTTTTACGCACCATCGGCGAATAAGGCTGACGGCCGACGTAGCTCAGTGCAACGTGCTGTCATCTTGCAACCGCATCACCATCATATCGACAAAAGTCCTGACTTTAGCTGATGCATGCCGCCCCTCCCGGTAAATCACATGAATAGGCATCGCCGGCGGCTCATAGTCACTCAACACTGGCGCTAATACACCCGTCTCAAACAAGCCCGCAACCTGATAAGACAAAATGCGCGCTATGCCAAAGCCTTGCATGGCCGCTTCTATGGCAGCATCATTGGTGGTAACTGACAATCTCGGCCTGACATGCACAGTCATTGCATTGGTCGCATGCCCAAACTTCCATTCACACCCGGCACCCATATTGTTGGTATTGATAATGCGATGTTGCAACAGTGCGTCCGGGGTAAGCGGCGTGCCATGCGCC from Sulfuriferula thiophila harbors:
- a CDS encoding PhoH family protein, which produces MEVTFSPVDNIKLANLCGTLEENLRQIEIALDVTINRRGEHFHITGKTIPMRRAASLLESFYRKAAEPVNVEDIQLALVEVQHQQDLAGSDNAPALLTRRSDLRGRTPRQNTYLTQIQAHDITFGVGPAGTGKTYLAVASAVDALERDLVKRIILTRPAVEAGERLGFLPGDLAQKIDPYLRPLYDALYDLMGSDKMGKLFERGTIEIAPLAYMRGRTLNQAFIILDEAQNTTPEQMKMFLTRIGFGSKAVVTGDVTQVDLARHQKSGLVDASEVLQDVRGIAFTHFQSEDVVRHPLVARIVNAYEKRDQAR
- a CDS encoding HlyC/CorC family transporter, with the translated sequence MDEPSKLSWFERLGALLTHEPETRDELLDILQGAYQHNLLDSDALAMIEGVLQVSEIQVRDIMIPRAQMDVIDINDPPEVFIPVVIDTAHSRFPVFDKNKDDIIGILLAKDLLRYYAESSFHVREMLRPAVFIPESKRLNVLLKEFRASRNHMAIVVDEYGGVAGLVTIEDVLEQIVGDIEDEYDFDETEDNIIQDKGGRFRVKAVTEIADFNEVMGTELDDTDYDTIAGLVVNRFGHLPKRGETIMFDGLKFEVLRADTRRVHTLLVEKKAPIEAV
- the ybeY gene encoding rRNA maturation RNase YbeY, with amino-acid sequence MKNVTKPAEPSPRSRIPQPRLTISVQRAMRANDAPSRTQIIQFARAALERDAEITIRIVNEAEGKQLNHDFRHKDYATNVLSFVYETEPMVHGDLVLCAPVVTREALEQGKSPLAHYAHLIVHGVMHLHGYDHENDADASVMEAREIEIVTLLGFANPYLEMESLQHG
- the miaB gene encoding tRNA (N6-isopentenyl adenosine(37)-C2)-methylthiotransferase MiaB, yielding MVKKIYIKTFGCQMNEYDSDKMADVMHASEGLTPTDDPAEADVILFNTCSVREKAQEKVFSDLGRVRELKLANPDLIIGVGGCVASQEGATIISRAPYVDVVFGPQTLHRLPELIAKRRASGRAQMDISFPEIEKFDHLPAAKVDGAAAYVSIMEGCSKYCSFCVVPYTRGEEVSRPFDDILTEIAGLTAQGVKEVNLLGQNVNAYRGQMADGEMADFALLLEYIHEMPGIERLRYTTSHPREFTPRLIDSYARLPKLVSLLHLPVQSGSDRILAAMKRGYTALEYKSIIRRLREVRPDLVVSSDFIIGFPGETDADFEATMELIAAVGFDNSYSFIYSKRPGTPAADLPDDVPHSVKQARLARVQAAIEAYTHEVSQAMLGTEQRVLVTGIATKDSSELSGRTDNNRGVHFPGHSRLVGQFVTVKITHAKTHSLRGELVLH